The following coding sequences are from one Deltaproteobacteria bacterium window:
- a CDS encoding transferrin-binding protein-like solute binding protein, giving the protein MGIRDVKAGTALPDMEWSGLSVADGAFNDSSQTISGVFYGPAQQEVGGVFDRDGITGVFGAKRR; this is encoded by the coding sequence ATGGGCATCCGCGACGTGAAGGCGGGAACCGCGCTTCCCGACATGGAGTGGAGCGGCCTTTCCGTCGCCGACGGAGCCTTCAACGATTCGTCACAGACGATCAGCGGCGTGTTCTACGGTCCGGCGCAACAGGAGGTTGGGGGCGTTTTCGATCGTGACGGCATCACGGGCGTGTTCGGAGCAAAGCGCCGATAG